One window from the genome of Deltaproteobacteria bacterium encodes:
- a CDS encoding cytochrome c biogenesis protein ResB, protein MPFLLRWFSSLKLTVWVLTLLIAVFLLGAVLMPLFPEAHRGMNAAPLFAWWRRSGRAFFPQNGWLPLAIFLMAILTLNTLVCTVRSLRIGPSLFAHITHAGFLLILLAHLVSASTGFRESGIVLPKGHAVSVARLNLKLRLSRIDYVPYPNGMPKDYSAEVVLITKEGSVTRTLAPNAPAFYKGIPIYLKTFGFRPIPYAVCEVADDPGARVALAGSILFLIGALPLLGFRRIGRG, encoded by the coding sequence ATGCCATTCCTCTTACGCTGGTTCTCCTCACTGAAACTGACGGTCTGGGTCCTGACGCTCCTCATTGCCGTATTCCTGCTCGGTGCTGTTCTGATGCCTCTCTTTCCCGAGGCGCACCGGGGAATGAACGCCGCGCCGCTTTTTGCGTGGTGGAGAAGGTCCGGCCGGGCCTTCTTTCCGCAGAACGGATGGCTTCCTCTTGCCATATTCCTGATGGCGATCCTGACGCTCAACACCCTGGTCTGTACGGTCCGTTCCCTCCGGATCGGCCCGTCACTTTTCGCCCATATCACCCATGCCGGTTTTCTCCTGATTCTGCTGGCACACCTCGTCTCCGCTTCCACCGGATTCCGTGAGAGCGGGATCGTCCTGCCGAAGGGACATGCCGTTTCGGTTGCCCGGCTCAATCTGAAACTGCGGTTGAGCCGCATTGATTATGTTCCTTATCCCAACGGCATGCCGAAGGACTATTCCGCAGAGGTCGTGTTGATCACGAAAGAGGGGAGCGTGACCCGGACGTTGGCACCGAACGCGCCGGCCTTCTACAAGGGTATCCCGATCTACCTGAAGACTTTCGGCTTCCGCCCCATTCCTTACGCCGTTTGTGAGGTGGCCGACGACCCCGGCGCGCGGGTGGCCCTGGCCGGATCGATCCTCTTTCTCATCGGAGCCCTTCCCCTTCTCGGATTCAGGCGGATCGGCAGAGGATAG
- the ccsA gene encoding cytochrome c biogenesis protein CcsA: MYNDKMMMPLSHQWFDGFFYAALAGYLISVFLSFRMKGIALFTAVSCHTIAISIRTVSAGRIPLAGVFDTLSFFALATAVCSGLFYRKYRRMTFLQGGTILAAMMLSCDLLAPRELYPLPPVLRTVWFEIHVGLSFISYALFAVGFLGGLDYFLSGRREEVLEAEYRANLRGYLLFSVAMIAGGIWAYYAWGTYWLWTPKELWTTIVWFYYSLYLHARIVRGWKDSTRAVLAMTGFAVVLFTYAGVGLLMKSSHSF, translated from the coding sequence ATGTACAATGACAAAATGATGATGCCCTTGTCACATCAATGGTTTGACGGTTTCTTTTATGCCGCCCTGGCAGGTTATCTCATCTCGGTCTTTCTCTCTTTCCGAATGAAGGGGATTGCACTTTTCACCGCCGTCTCTTGTCATACGATTGCTATTTCCATCCGAACCGTTTCGGCCGGCAGGATTCCCTTGGCCGGGGTCTTTGACACACTCTCTTTTTTTGCCCTCGCGACGGCGGTTTGCAGCGGACTTTTCTACCGGAAATACCGCCGGATGACTTTTCTTCAGGGGGGGACGATCCTTGCAGCGATGATGTTGTCCTGTGATCTCCTGGCGCCGAGGGAATTGTACCCCCTTCCACCGGTGCTCCGAACGGTCTGGTTCGAAATCCATGTGGGGCTCTCCTTCATTTCCTATGCCCTTTTTGCCGTCGGATTTTTAGGCGGGCTCGACTATTTTCTTTCCGGTCGCAGGGAGGAGGTCCTCGAAGCCGAATACCGTGCGAATCTCCGGGGCTATCTTTTGTTTTCCGTGGCGATGATCGCCGGCGGGATCTGGGCCTATTATGCATGGGGGACTTACTGGCTCTGGACACCGAAGGAACTCTGGACGACGATCGTCTGGTTCTACTACTCTTTGTATCTTCACGCCCGCATCGTTCGAGGGTGGAAGGATTCGACGCGGGCTGTGCTGGCCATGACCGGATTTGCCGTCGTGCTTTTCACTTATGCGGGAGTGGGGTTGCTTATGAAGTCGTCCCATTCCTTCTGA